The Candidatus Binatus sp. DNA segment GGGAAACGATCTCGTCGCCGGAGATTTTCATGGCGGTGGCGGCGGCGCGCACGCGCCGAATCATGCTGGGCTCGGGCGTCGTGAGCATCCCGTATCATCATCCGTTTCACGTCGCGAACCGGTTCGCGCTGCTCGACCATCTGACGCGCGGGCGCGTGATGCTCGGCTGCGGTCCGGGAGCGTTGGCCGGCGATGCGCGGATGCTGGGGATCCAGACGACGACGCAGCGCAAACGGATGGTCGAAGGCGTCAAGGCGATCATCCGGCTGTTCACCGAGGAAGGAAAAATTTCAATCGACGGCTCGTACTTCAAACTCGTCGATGCGCACTTGCAGGTGAAACCGTTTCAGCAGCCGCACATGCCGATCTTCGTCGCGAGCACGATCTCGCCGTCGGGGATGGTCGCGGCGGGAGAGTTGGGGGTTGGCGTGCTCTCGGTCGCATCTTACGCGCCGAGTGGACTCGACGATCTGGTCAGGCGCTGGGCGATGGCCGAGGAGACCGCCGCCGAACACGGCAAATCAGTCGATCGGAAGAACTGGCGGCTGGTGTTTCCGATTCATCTGGCGGAGACGCGCGAGGAAGCGCTGAACGATATTCGCGCCGGCGCGAACCGCTGGATTCACGAATACTTCATCTCGACGCTGGGCGCGCGCTTGCAGTTCGAAGAATATCCCGGCCAGCCGGTCGAGGAGATGACGGTCGATCGCATGGTTGCGCGCGGCGGCACGATCATCGGCACGCCGGACGACGCGATCGCAAAAATCAAGGAACTGCAGCAGGCGACCGGCGGCTTCGGCGGCCTCCTGGGCTTGGCGCATGAGTGGACCACCCGCGAGAAGACGTTGCGCTCATACGAGCTGTTCGCCAGATACGTTGCGCCGCAGTTTCAGGGTCCGGTCGCGAGCCAGGTGCAGTACTCGAACGAGTGGGCGCGGGAGCATCGCGACGAGT contains these protein-coding regions:
- a CDS encoding LLM class flavin-dependent oxidoreductase, giving the protein MKFGIFMAPFHRVGENPTLCFERDMQLIEWLDDLGYEEAFIGEHHSSGWETISSPEIFMAVAAARTRRIMLGSGVVSIPYHHPFHVANRFALLDHLTRGRVMLGCGPGALAGDARMLGIQTTTQRKRMVEGVKAIIRLFTEEGKISIDGSYFKLVDAHLQVKPFQQPHMPIFVASTISPSGMVAAGELGVGVLSVASYAPSGLDDLVRRWAMAEETAAEHGKSVDRKNWRLVFPIHLAETREEALNDIRAGANRWIHEYFISTLGARLQFEEYPGQPVEEMTVDRMVARGGTIIGTPDDAIAKIKELQQATGGFGGLLGLAHEWTTREKTLRSYELFARYVAPQFQGPVASQVQYSNEWAREHRDELFSNAVAGVLTAMQEYAQGKIEKGEPVPEMLTMPPTRIRP